The following are encoded together in the Micromonospora lupini genome:
- a CDS encoding ABC transporter substrate-binding protein: MRRLTRTVATAALATALALVSACSSGSDKTDDAKGGKGGSLEKVTYLTSFGNFGRDSYAWVAKDKGFFKEAGFDVEIKAGQGTGGVIQTVVGGQADFGPIDLTGGLLQLGNGQAKDFTAVAAIQQRTMAGIATVEGKNINSPKDLEGKKLADTPGSVVRNLFPTYARLAGVDASKVTWVNGEAQALIGTLASGSVDGIGQFVVGQPTIEAVAKKKAVMLPYSNVMQDLYGNVLITSSKIAKEKPEMVKRFTAALLKGLEYSLANSKEAGEILKKNVDAANPVAAAAELDLMAAYVRSGNSGTAIGTLDSGRVAKSIAILQGAGALKQNITPEQIIDFSLAPKA, translated from the coding sequence ATGAGAAGGCTGACCCGTACGGTCGCTACGGCCGCGCTGGCCACCGCCCTCGCCCTTGTTTCCGCCTGCAGCAGCGGGTCGGACAAGACCGACGACGCCAAGGGCGGCAAGGGCGGATCGCTGGAGAAGGTGACCTACCTCACCTCCTTCGGCAACTTCGGTCGTGACTCCTACGCCTGGGTGGCGAAGGACAAGGGCTTCTTCAAGGAGGCCGGCTTCGACGTCGAGATCAAGGCCGGCCAGGGCACCGGTGGCGTGATCCAGACCGTCGTCGGCGGCCAGGCGGACTTCGGGCCGATCGACCTCACCGGTGGTCTGCTCCAGCTCGGCAACGGCCAGGCCAAGGACTTCACGGCGGTGGCCGCGATCCAGCAGCGCACCATGGCCGGCATCGCCACGGTCGAGGGCAAGAACATCAACTCGCCCAAGGACCTGGAGGGCAAGAAGCTCGCCGACACCCCCGGCTCCGTGGTCCGCAACCTGTTCCCGACGTACGCCCGGCTCGCCGGTGTGGACGCCAGCAAGGTGACCTGGGTCAACGGTGAGGCGCAGGCGCTGATCGGCACCCTGGCCAGCGGTTCGGTGGACGGCATCGGCCAGTTCGTCGTCGGCCAGCCGACGATCGAGGCGGTGGCCAAGAAGAAGGCCGTCATGCTGCCGTACAGCAACGTGATGCAGGACCTCTACGGCAACGTGCTGATCACCTCCTCCAAGATCGCCAAGGAGAAGCCCGAGATGGTGAAGCGGTTCACCGCGGCGCTGCTCAAGGGCCTGGAGTACAGCCTGGCGAACTCCAAGGAGGCCGGCGAGATCCTGAAGAAGAACGTCGACGCCGCCAACCCGGTGGCGGCCGCCGCCGAGCTGGACCTGATGGCCGCGTACGTGCGTTCCGGCAACTCCGGCACCGCCATCGGCACGCTTGACAGCGGTCGGGTCGCGAAGAGCATCGCGATCCTGCAGGGCGCGGGCGCGCTCAAGCAGAACATCACCCCCGAGCAGATCATCGACTTCAGCCTCGCGCCGAAGGCCTGA
- a CDS encoding LLM class F420-dependent oxidoreductase, protein MRVSVFTEPHRGADYDTQLRFARLVEDGGYEGFLRADHYQSMGADPGLPGPTDAWLTLAALARETRRIRLGTLVTSATFRLPGPLAVLVAQVDQMSGGRVDLGIGAGWYEREHTSYGIPFPAVSERFDRLAEQLEVITGLWATPVGATYSFTGDHYRLVDAPALPKPAQVPGPPIIVGGRGPKRTPELAARYADEFNMPFKSVAETAAAYDRVREACDRVGRADAGRAPLVLSAGIVVAIGRTDAEAQLRAAPLHEKSALPPEDPVVGSPAQLVQRIGEFAEIGATRVHVRMTDLDDLDHLELIAAEVLPQLEAGR, encoded by the coding sequence ATGCGGGTGTCGGTCTTCACCGAGCCGCACCGGGGTGCCGACTACGACACCCAGCTCCGGTTCGCCCGACTGGTCGAGGATGGCGGTTACGAGGGCTTCCTCCGCGCCGACCACTACCAGTCGATGGGCGCCGACCCGGGCCTGCCCGGCCCGACGGACGCCTGGCTGACCCTCGCCGCGCTGGCCCGCGAGACCCGACGGATCCGGCTCGGCACCCTTGTCACGTCGGCGACCTTCCGACTGCCCGGCCCTCTCGCCGTGCTCGTCGCGCAGGTCGACCAGATGAGCGGCGGCCGGGTCGACCTCGGCATCGGCGCCGGCTGGTACGAGCGCGAGCACACCTCGTACGGCATCCCGTTCCCGGCCGTCAGCGAGCGCTTCGACCGACTGGCCGAACAGCTTGAGGTGATCACCGGCCTGTGGGCCACCCCGGTGGGTGCGACGTACAGCTTCACAGGCGACCACTACCGGCTGGTGGACGCGCCCGCGCTGCCCAAACCGGCGCAGGTGCCCGGACCGCCGATCATCGTGGGCGGGCGCGGTCCCAAGCGGACCCCAGAGCTGGCCGCCCGCTACGCCGACGAGTTCAACATGCCGTTCAAGTCCGTGGCCGAGACCGCCGCGGCGTACGACCGGGTGCGGGAGGCGTGTGACCGCGTGGGCCGGGCGGACGCCGGGCGGGCGCCGCTGGTGCTGTCCGCCGGGATCGTGGTGGCCATCGGCCGCACCGACGCCGAGGCACAGCTCCGGGCCGCGCCCCTGCACGAGAAGAGCGCGCTGCCCCCGGAGGACCCGGTGGTCGGCTCGCCCGCGCAGCTCGTGCAGCGGATCGGCGAGTTCGCCGAGATCGGCGCCACCCGGGTGCACGTGCGCATGACCGACCTCGACGACCTCGACCACCTCGAGCTGATCGCCGCCGAGGTGCTCCCCCAACTGGAGGCTGGACGATGA
- a CDS encoding ABC transporter ATP-binding protein: MIRLSGVSRTFEGRSGQVEALRGIDLDVAEGEFVAVLGRSGCGKSTLLRLIAGLLPLTSGEITVAGTPITRPRRDIAMLFQKPALLPWRSVLDNVLLPVEIFGWSRAKHRERARQLLDVAGLAGFEKRLPHELSGGMQQRVSLCRSLVGEPRVMLMDEPFSALDALTREELSGELQRVHMENKPTIVFVTHSIDEAVLLADRVVVLSPRPGRIRKVVEVAIPRPRTLGRNAHLADVARVSADLHELLMERDQPAAAGVEGR; the protein is encoded by the coding sequence ATGATCCGACTGTCCGGGGTGTCGCGTACCTTCGAGGGCCGATCCGGCCAGGTCGAGGCCCTTCGCGGCATCGACCTCGACGTCGCCGAGGGCGAGTTCGTCGCCGTGCTGGGGCGCTCCGGCTGCGGCAAGTCGACCCTGCTGCGGCTGATCGCCGGGCTGCTCCCGCTGACCTCCGGCGAGATCACCGTGGCCGGCACGCCGATCACCCGGCCCCGCCGCGACATCGCCATGCTCTTCCAGAAGCCGGCACTGCTGCCGTGGCGCAGTGTGCTGGACAACGTCCTGCTGCCGGTGGAGATCTTCGGCTGGAGCCGCGCCAAGCACCGCGAGCGGGCCCGGCAACTGCTCGACGTGGCCGGGCTGGCCGGTTTCGAGAAGCGGCTGCCGCACGAGCTCTCCGGCGGCATGCAGCAGCGGGTGTCGCTGTGCCGGTCGCTCGTCGGCGAGCCCCGGGTGATGCTCATGGACGAGCCGTTCTCCGCGCTCGACGCGCTCACCCGCGAGGAACTCTCCGGCGAACTCCAGCGCGTGCACATGGAGAACAAGCCCACAATCGTCTTCGTCACCCACTCGATCGACGAGGCGGTGCTGCTCGCCGACCGGGTGGTCGTGCTGAGCCCTCGCCCCGGCCGGATCCGCAAGGTCGTCGAGGTGGCCATCCCCCGACCCCGCACCCTGGGCCGCAACGCCCATCTCGCCGACGTCGCCCGGGTCAGCGCCGACCTGCACGAGCTGTTGATGGAACGCGACCAGCCGGCCGCGGCCGGCGTGGAGGGACGATGA
- a CDS encoding cupin, whose amino-acid sequence MTDVIDGTELGPVGQEIVYENDRVRVWHIRLEPGERQPLHRHDHPYLVVAIQGAKNVVQTIDGTRIDADEPTGGVVYRDPGAVHMLTNVGDTTYLARLVELK is encoded by the coding sequence ATGACCGACGTGATCGACGGCACCGAACTCGGGCCGGTGGGCCAGGAGATCGTGTACGAGAACGACCGGGTCCGGGTCTGGCACATCCGGCTCGAACCGGGCGAGCGGCAGCCCCTGCACCGGCACGACCACCCCTACCTGGTGGTGGCGATCCAGGGCGCGAAGAACGTCGTACAGACCATCGACGGCACCCGGATCGACGCCGACGAGCCCACCGGCGGAGTCGTCTACCGGGACCCCGGTGCGGTACACATGCTGACCAATGTCGGGGACACGACATACCTGGCCCGGCTGGTCGAACTCAAGTAG
- a CDS encoding ABC transporter substrate-binding protein, producing MSPIRSATIAALASAVVATTLTGCQFGGAEQDTSPIVIAADLELSGAAAPVGRAYQRALELKVEQLNSSGALNDRKIELKVKDNRSDAAESLRNIADFSSDSRVSAIVMGGCNECAVGAVGVINDKRIPTIALAASGAIASPVAQRRYVFKLGPNAADSAAALTTELRRKNVRKVGLLASNDDYGREGVVALRRELTKANIKVAGEESVKTTDTEVALQVGKLTKLRPDALVVWTPPEQAALAATSAQQAAFRGSLFFDAGAAGDLFLGAAARATEKATMIFTQTMVIDDVIATTPAKAARRQWFQDYTARFGGYNGSSSFAADAIQLIADAELRAGGPAGKVDRNGIRDVLETSQIDGLSGPIRMTPDNHSGLMPQALTTLVARNGRWRLAG from the coding sequence TTGAGCCCCATCCGCTCCGCGACCATCGCGGCGCTCGCATCGGCCGTAGTGGCCACCACGCTCACCGGCTGCCAGTTCGGCGGGGCGGAGCAGGACACGAGTCCGATCGTGATCGCCGCGGACCTCGAACTCTCCGGCGCCGCCGCCCCCGTTGGCCGCGCATACCAGCGGGCCTTGGAACTCAAGGTCGAGCAGTTGAACTCCTCCGGCGCACTGAACGACCGGAAGATCGAACTGAAGGTGAAGGACAACCGTTCCGACGCCGCCGAGTCACTGCGCAACATCGCCGACTTCAGCAGCGATTCCCGGGTCAGCGCCATCGTCATGGGCGGCTGTAACGAATGTGCGGTCGGCGCCGTCGGTGTCATCAACGACAAGCGGATTCCGACCATTGCGCTCGCCGCTTCCGGTGCGATCGCGAGCCCGGTCGCCCAGCGACGTTACGTGTTCAAGCTGGGCCCGAACGCGGCGGACAGCGCCGCCGCGCTCACCACCGAACTGCGCCGCAAGAACGTCCGCAAGGTGGGCCTGCTCGCCAGCAACGACGACTACGGCCGCGAGGGTGTGGTCGCGTTGCGCCGCGAACTGACCAAGGCCAACATCAAGGTCGCCGGCGAGGAGTCGGTGAAGACCACCGACACCGAGGTCGCCCTGCAGGTCGGCAAGCTCACCAAGCTCAGGCCCGACGCGCTTGTCGTCTGGACCCCACCGGAGCAGGCCGCGCTGGCCGCGACCAGCGCTCAGCAGGCCGCGTTCCGGGGGTCGCTCTTCTTCGACGCGGGAGCGGCCGGCGACCTCTTCCTCGGCGCGGCGGCCCGGGCCACCGAAAAAGCAACGATGATCTTCACGCAGACCATGGTGATCGACGACGTGATCGCCACCACACCGGCGAAGGCTGCCCGGCGGCAGTGGTTCCAGGACTACACCGCACGCTTCGGTGGCTACAACGGATCCTCGTCCTTCGCCGCCGACGCCATCCAGCTGATCGCCGACGCCGAACTGCGTGCCGGCGGCCCGGCCGGGAAGGTCGACCGGAACGGCATCCGCGACGTGCTGGAGACGTCCCAGATCGACGGTCTCTCCGGCCCGATCCGCATGACGCCCGACAACCACTCCGGCCTCATGCCGCAGGCGCTCACCACGCTTGTCGCCCGCAACGGTCGTTGGCGGTTGGCGGGGTAG
- a CDS encoding ABC transporter permease — translation MTDVRSAEPAVTAPPPPGAGREARRAGRGAGLRAGTGAALLPAAGLVVALAAWWLIARLELVHPAALPPPGDVLTAFVDKPAQMLEHTWATLLEILVGFVLSAAAGVLIGLSLASSQTVERMFTPLLVAVNAVPKITLGPLLVVALGWGQKPILTMVFLLCFFPIVLSTATGLTTTPSDLAELVRSWNASRWQAFRKVRFPAALPQIFVGLKVAMPLAAIGAVIGEFQAGERGLGYVITQYAGVGDTATAWAAIMLVALVSILLYSALVLIERIALPWVRETTSSR, via the coding sequence ATGACCGACGTCCGCTCAGCCGAGCCGGCGGTGACGGCGCCCCCACCCCCGGGCGCCGGCCGGGAGGCGCGTCGGGCGGGTCGGGGCGCCGGCCTGCGCGCGGGGACCGGGGCGGCGCTGCTGCCCGCGGCCGGCCTCGTGGTGGCCCTGGCCGCCTGGTGGCTGATCGCCCGGCTGGAGCTGGTCCACCCGGCCGCCCTGCCGCCGCCTGGGGACGTGCTCACCGCGTTCGTCGACAAGCCCGCCCAGATGCTTGAGCACACCTGGGCGACCCTGCTGGAGATCCTGGTCGGCTTCGTCCTGTCAGCCGCCGCCGGTGTCCTGATCGGCCTGTCCCTGGCCAGCTCCCAGACGGTCGAGCGGATGTTCACCCCGCTGCTGGTAGCGGTGAACGCCGTGCCGAAGATCACCCTGGGGCCGCTGCTTGTGGTGGCGCTGGGCTGGGGCCAGAAGCCGATCCTGACCATGGTGTTCCTGCTCTGCTTCTTCCCCATCGTGCTGTCCACCGCGACGGGATTGACCACCACGCCGTCCGACCTGGCCGAGCTGGTGCGGTCGTGGAATGCGTCCCGCTGGCAGGCGTTCCGCAAGGTGCGGTTCCCGGCGGCGCTGCCGCAGATCTTCGTCGGGCTCAAGGTGGCCATGCCGCTTGCCGCCATCGGCGCGGTGATCGGTGAGTTCCAGGCCGGCGAACGCGGCCTGGGTTACGTGATCACCCAGTACGCGGGCGTCGGCGACACCGCCACGGCCTGGGCGGCGATCATGCTGGTGGCGCTGGTGAGCATCCTGCTCTACTCCGCGCTCGTGCTCATCGAGCGGATCGCCCTGCCCTGGGTACGCGAAACCACAAGCAGCCGCTGA